GCTCGGGCACGTAGTCGACCATGACGACCTCGCCGCCGTAGCCCTGCACCACCGCGGTCTCGCGCAGCATCTCGGGGGAGTAGTCGCCACCCTTCACGTAGACCTCGGGGTGCAGCCGTTCGATGAGCGGGATCGGGGTGTCGGTGGCGAAGACCGTCACCAGGTCGACGCACGCGAGGGCGGCGAGGACACCCGCCCGGTCCTCGGCCGGGTTGATCGGCCGCTCCGGACCCTTCAGACGCCGGACGGAGTCGTCGTCGTTCAGGGCGACGACGAGCAGGTCGCCCAGGTCCCGGGCCTGTCGGAGGTACGTCGTGTGCCCGCGGTGGACCACGTCGAAGCAGCCGTTCGTGAACACGATGCGTCGTCCGGCCTCCCGCGCGGCGTCCACCGCGGCGGCGAGCTCGTCGTGGTCGACGACGGTCGCGGCCGGCGCGGTCACCGACTCCAGCAGCGCCGCGGCCGAGCACACCGAGGTCCCGGCCTCGCGGACGACCACGTCGGCTGCCGCCTGGGCGACCGACACGGCGTCGCGGAGCGGGGCGTGCACGGCGAGCGCCACCGTGGCAGCGGCGCAGAAGGTGTCGCCGGCACCGGAGGCCTGCTGCTCCGAGGCGGGGACCGCCCGCGTGCGGAATCCACCGTCGGAACCGTGCTCGACCAGGACCGTGCCGTCGCGGTCCAGCGTGACGACCGCCGCACGTGCGCCGGTCCGTCGGAGCACCTCGTGCCGGGCGTCCACGACCGCGGACGCCCGGTCCGGGCCGGTCCCGAGCGGCGCACCGAGCAGGGCGGCCGCCTCGCCGGCGTTGGGCGTCACGAGGTCGGGCCGGAGCGCCGCCCAGCGGGTGAGGTCGTGCGCGTCGACGACGACCGCGGTGGGACGGTCGGCGTCGAGCACGGGGACGACGTCGGCCGGGTCCACCCCGAGGCCGTAGTCGCAGACGACCGCGGCGTCGGCGCACCGCAGCGCGCGGGCGACGGCCTCGGCCAGCCGGACGCCGTGCTCGGCGGTGGGCTCCGCGGCGATCTCGTCGACGCGGACGACGACCCGGTCGCCGCCGACGACCCGCGACTTCGTCGTGGTGCGGGTGCCGGGGACGACGACCATGCAGGACGTGTCCACCCCGGCGGTGTCGAGGCGTTCGCGGAGCACAGCACCGGCCTCGTCGTCACCGAGCAGCCCGACCATCCGGACGCGGGCGCCGAGCGCGCGAGCGTTCACCGCGGTGTTCGCCGCGCCACCAGGGACCGCCACGGTCTCCGTCACGCGGACCACCGGGGCCGGGGCCTCGCGCGAGACCCGTTCGGCCTCGCCGACGGTCCAGCGGTCGAGGATGCAGTCGCCGATGACGACGACGAGCGGCTCGCGGTCGTCGACCGTGGCGACGAGGTCCCGGACGAGCCGGACGTCGACGCTCACCGGGCACCGCCGGCCGGCGGGGCCGCCTCGAGGTGCACGACCGTCGTGGTGGTGAGCTCGTCGAGCAGGTGCGGGCCGTACCCGAACCCGGCGCCGGAGGCGCCCCGGGGCTGCGCGCTGCCGCCCGGGGCACCGCCGAAGACGGCGTTCACCTTCACCGTGCCGACGGGGAGTTCCGCGGCCGCACGCAGGGCGTGTCCGGTGTCGTTCGTGAGCACCGTCGCCGCGAGGCCGTAGCGGTCGGCCGCCGCGAGCCGCAGGCCCTCGTCGAAGTCCTCGACGACGCGCACGGGGGCGATCGGCCCGAAGGTCTCCTCGGTCATGACGAGCATGTCGTCGGTGACACCGGTGAGCACGGTCGCGGGGTAGAAGGCGCCCGGGCCGTCCGGTGTGGCACCGCCGGTGCGCGCCGACGCCCCACGCTGCAGCGCGTCGTCGACGTGCGACTGCACGGTGCGCCGGAGCCGGTCGTCGACGAGCGGCCCGTACTCCGCCGCCGGGGCGGACGTGCGCCGCTCGGCCTCGGCGACGAGTGCGGTCACGAACGGCTCGGCGATCGCGCGGTGCACGTAGACCCGCTCGACGCTCGTGCAGATCTGGCCGGTGTTCGCGAAGGCGCCGAGGGCGACCTGGGCCGCGGCCCACACCGGGTCGACGTCGGCGTCCACGACGACCGCGTCGTTCCCGCCGTTCTCCCGGACGACGTGGGCACGGGTCCGCACCGCAGCCTCGGAGAGCCGGTCACCGGTCGCGGTCGAGCCCACGTGCGCGTACACGTCGATGCCGTCCTGTGCGAGGAGCAGCTCACCCGTCGCGCCGTCGCCGTCCACCCCGACGAGGACGCCGTCCGGCAGGACCTCGGCGAGCAGGGCGTTCAGCCGTGCGATCGTCGCGGGGGAGCGCTCGCTGCCCTTGTGCACGACCGTGTTGCCGGTGACGATCGCGGCGCCGAGGATCCCGCACGCCACGGCGACCGGGTCGTTCCACGGGGTCAGCGCGAGCACCACGCCGCGGGGGTGCGGCACCGACCAGTCGGCAGCGCCGAACGCGCCGCGCAGGGCCTCGCCGCGGTGCACGGGTCCGAGCTCGGCGTACTGCACGAGCGTCCCGACCCCGGCCTCGACCCCGCCGAGCGCGTCGCCGGGGACCTTGCCGGTCTCCCGGGTGTTCAGATCAGCCAGCTCCTGGGCGTGCGCGCGGACGTGCTCGGCAGCGCGGTGCAGCAGTGCACCCCGCTCCGCCGGTGCGGTCCGGGCCCACATCGGGGCCGCGGCCCGGGCACGGGCGACGGCGGTGCGGACCTCGTCCTCGGAGGCGCGGCGCACCGTCGAGGCGAGGGTCCCTGTGGCGGGGTCGGCCACCACGATGTCATCGGTGGCGGGGGGAGCGATCGTCATGGTGTCCTTCCGGGGGACGGGCGGGGGTCCGACGGTCCTCGCGGGAAGCTGGGCACGCCCACGGCATCGCGTTTCTCGTCCATCCGAGCCCGCTGCTGGACGTCCGGGCGGCCCCTGGTCGGTAGACGGGACGGGTGCAACTGATCGGCAACGGTGGAGAACGGTTCGACGACGTCCGCGAGATCGGGGTGCTCCGGGGCGGGGGCCTCGGCGACCTGCTCTTCGCGGTGCCGGCGCTCGAGGCCCTGGCAGCGGCGTACCCCGACGCGCGCATCACCCTGCTCGGCACGCCGACCGCCCCGGCGGTGCTGCGCGGCCGGACCGACGCCGTGCACGCGTTCGAGGAGCTGCCGGTCGTCCCGGGCGTCCGGGACTCCGGCGAGGGGGCCCCGACCCGCGCGGACTTCGAGTCGCGGCTCGCCGGACGCTTCGACCTCGCCGTGCAGCTGCACGGGGGCGGACGGAACTCGAACCCGTTCCTGCTCCGGCTCGGCGCCCGGCACACGGTCGGCACCGCCACCGAGGACGCCGAGGTCACGGAGCGCTGGGTCCGCTACGTCTACTACCAGCACGAGGTCCTCCGGGCGCTCGAGGTCGTGTCGCTCGCCGGTGCTGCACCGGTGACCCTCGACCCCCGCGTGCGCGTCTCCGACGAGGAGCGCGCGGCGGTCCGCGACCGGCTCGGCGTCCGCACCGCGTCGGACCGCAGCGGGCGGCTCGTCGCGATCCACCCGGGGGCCACCGATCCGCGGCGCCGCTGGAGCCCGGACCGGTTCGCCGCGGTCGCCCGGGCTCGGCTCGCCGCCGGTGACGACGTCGTCCTCGTCGGTGACGCCACGGACGTGCCCGCTGCGGGAGCGATCCGGGCCGCGCTGCCCGCCGACACCGCGGACCGCGTGCACGACCGTACGGGCGCGCTGTCGCTCACCGACCTCCCGGCGGTCCTCGCGGCGGCGGACGTCATGGTCGGCGACGACTCCGGCCCGCGGCACCTCGCCGTGGCCGTGGGCACCCCGACGGTGGGCGTGTTCTGGTTCGGCAACGTGGTGAACGCCGGTCCGTTCGACCGCGGTCGGCACCGCGTCCACCTCTCGTACGTGACGCGGTGCCCGGTGTGCGGGGTCGACGTGACGCAGGTCGGGTGGACGGCCGAGCGCTGCGCGCACGACCCGTCCTACGTCGACGAGGTCGAGCCGCAGGCCGTGCTCGCCGACGTCGCGGACCTGCTCCGCACCACGTGACGGGAGGCGCGGTGCGGGCCCGCACCGCGCCTCCCGTCCGTCAGACGGTCGCGTCTACGGCCAGCTCTGCTCCGTCGCCGGCATGATCGACAGCTCGCGGATCTCGCAGCCGGCCGGCTGCGCGAGCGCGAACAGGATCGCGTTCGCGACGTACTCCGGCTCGATGAGCTGCGCGTCCGGCCCGGGCTTGTACTGCTCCGTGCGGTCGGCGAAGAAGTTCGTCCGCATGCCCGCCGGGATCACGTTCGTGACGCCGACGCTGCCGCCGGTCTCGGCGGCGAGGGCCTGCGAGAACCCGCGGACGCCGAACTTCGACGCCGAGTAGGCGGTGCCGTCGCCCACGCCGCGGAGGGCGAGCGAGGACGAGATCGTCACGACACGGCCGTGCGTCGCCTCGAGCGCCGGCAGTGCGGCACGGACCACTGCGGCGGTCCCGAGCAGGTTGACGGCGACGATGCGCTCCCAGTCCCCGGAGGAGATCCCGCCGATGGGCGCCGGCTTGTCGATCCCGGCCGCGGTGACGACGGCGTCGAGACCGCCGTGCCGTTCCGCAGCGTCGCGCACGGCGCGCTCCGTTGCCTCGGTGTCCGTCACGTCGACCGCGACCGCGTCGGTGCCCTCGGGCACGGCGTCGACCCGCAGGTCGAGGACGATCGGGGTGCCGCCGGCCTCGGCGACCGCCTGGACGACGGCGGCTCCGAGTCCGGAGGCGCCGCCGGTGACGAGGACACGGCCGATGGGGGTGGTGGGGACGGGCATGGACTTCCTTCCGTAGGGGGTCTGGGGGTGCTCAGCCGACGTGCTCGAGCGCGGCGGCGAGGCGGGTCGTCGAGCGGCCGGGGTGGAACGGGACCGTGACGACGCGGCCGCCCCACTCGCCGAGGGTGGCCGTCTCGGGCAGCTCGCTCGCGGTGTAGTCGCCGCCCTTCGCCCACACGTCGGGTCGGAAGCGGCGCAGGGCCTCGTCGGGCGTCTGCTCGTCGAACACGACGACGGCGTCGACGCAGTCCAGCGCGAGCAGGAGTTCGACGCGGTCGTCCTGGGTCATGATCGGTCGGTCGGGACCCTTGAGCGCCCTGACCGAGTCGTCCGAGTTCAAGCAGACGACCAGGCAGTCGCCGAGCGCGCGGGCGGCGGAGAGGGTGCGGGCGTGCCCGGCGTGCAGCAGGTCGAAGCAGCCACCCGTGGCCACCACGGTCCCGCCCGTGTTCCGCACGTCGTGCACGAGGCGCATCGCGTCGCGGTCGGCGCCGGGGACGGGCACGGGTGCCGGACCCTCCTGGGCGAAGAGCGCCGTGACGCCGCCCGCGGCGAGGTACTCGGAGGCCGCGGTCACCCCGGCGGTGACGGCCTCGGCGACGTCGGCTCCCGAGGCGAGGGCGACGGCCACACCGGCGGCGAGACGGTCGCCCGCGCCGCAGGGGTCGCCTGCGGTGACGGCGGGTGCCGGGACGAAGCGGTTGCCGTCCCTGCTGCTCGCGACGAGTGCGCCGCGGTCGCCGAGCGTCACGGCGACGGCGCCGACGCGCCACGTTGCGACCAAGTGGGCCGCTGCCGCGGTGGCGAAGGTGACGTCCGCGCTGCCGGCGCTGCCCGCGCCCGCGTGGGGTGCCACGACCGCGTCGGCGGTGAACCGGCGCGCCTCGGCGGAGTTCGGGGTCACGACCGCGACCCCGGCGACCGGAGTGGCGCCCTTCGGGTGCGGGTCCCAGACGACGGGGGTGCTCCGGGCCGCCCGGGCGAGGGCCTCCCGCATGGTCGGGGCGGCGGCGACCCCGCGGCCGTAGTCGGCGACGACGACGGCGTCGACCCCGTCGAGGGCGGCGGTCATCGCGTCGGTGACGTCCGGGACGGGCGGGGTGCCGCACCCCTCGTCGATCCGCACGAGCGCGTGGTCGACGACGCGCACGCGGGTCTTCACGGGCGTGGGCGCTCCGGACGGGCCCGCGACGACGGAGACGTCCGGGAGCAGGCTGCGGATCTCCGGTCCCCTGGAGTCGTCGGAGAGCACGGTGACGAGGGTCACGTCGTGGCCGTCGCGCGCGAGCATCGTCGCCACGAGGCCGGCGCCACCGGCACGGCGGTCGTCGGTGCGGACGTCGACGACGGGCACGGGCGCGTCGGGGCTGAGGCGCTCGCTCGTGCCGGAGACGTCGACGTCGAGCAGGGTGTCCCCGACGACGGCGATGCGGAGCCGCGGCGCGGTCGCGGACCCGTGCGGCACGGTGGGGTTCCCGTGCGGCCCGGTCATCGCCGTGCCCCGCGGCGGAGCGCCGGTTCCATCGCCCGGCACAGTGCGTGCACGAGGACGAGCTGCGCCTCCTGCACGTTCGCGGAGGGCCCGTCGATGCAGATCGCGTCGTCGACCGCCTCGGCGAGCGGGTTCGGCCGCGGCCCCGTCATCGCGATCGTCCGGGCCCCGACGGCGCGGGCGGCCTCGGCGGCGCGGAGCAGGTTCGGGCTCCGGCCGCTCGTGCTCAGCAGGACGAGGACGTCGCCGGCCCGTGCGTGCGCCGAGACCTGTCGGGCGAAGACCTGGTCGAAGCCGTAGTCGTTCCCGATGGCCGTCACGGCGGAGGACTCGGCGTGCAGGGAGATCGCCGAGTACGCCGGGCGGTCCCCGTCGAAGCGACCGGTCAGCTCGGACGTGAGGTGCTGCGCCTCGGCCGCCGACCCGCCGTTGCCCGCAGCGAGCAACCGGCGTCCGGCGACGAGCCGCGCGGCGATGTCGTCCGCCCAGGCGCCGATGTGGTCGCCGTGGTCGACGAGCGACGCGACCACGGGGACCGAGGCCGCCACGTGGTCGAGCACGATCCGCGCACTGGCGCTGGTGCGCTCGTCGACGGTCCCCGTGCGTTGGGCGATGGTCATCGTGCCGTCCTCTCGGTGGACTGGGTGGAGCGGGCGGCCCGTCCGGCCCGTGGACCGCGGGTCTCGGTGTCGATCGGGGCGAGGGCGTCGGGGACGGGGGCGGCGACCGACCGGCTGCCGGCGAGCAGCCGCTCGTAGACCCGCTCGCTGTCCGCGGCGACCTTCTGCCACGTGTAGCGCGCCTCGGCACGCTCGCGGCCGGCCCGTCCGTACTGCGCCCGTCGATCGGGGTCGTCGAGCAGACCGCCGACGGCCGCGGCGACGGCGTGCTCGTCGCGCGGGGGCACGTGCAGCCCGGTGGCGTCCTCGACGACGGTGTCGATCAGCCCCCCGACGCTCGACGCGACGACCGGGCGTCCGCACGCCATCGCTTCGAGCGGGACGATCCCGAACGGCTCGTACCAGGGCGCGCAGACGACGACGTCCGCGCTGCGGTAGACCGCGGGCATGTCGTGCTGTCCGAGCTGGCCACGGAAGGTGACGTGGTCGCGGACACCGAGGGACCGCGCGAGCGCGTCGAGGCGCTGGTACTCCGGGTCGTCCGGGAGGTCGGCGCCGGCGACCCCGGCACCGCCGACGACGACGAGTTCGACGTCGCGACCCTCGTGCACGAGCGCGGCGAGTGCGGCGATGGTGGTCCCGACGCCCTTGCGCCGGACGAGCCGCGACGCCGTGAGGATCCGGGCGGCACGGCCGCGCTCCTCCACGGGGAGACCCGCGCCCTCGGGTCGGAACAGCGACACGTCGACGCCGCAGGGCACCACGGAGATGCGGTGCAGCGGGACACCGAGCGCCTTCAGCTCGAACGCCTCGTCCGAGCACGTCGCCACGACCTGGTCGGCGCTGCGGCCCACCGCGGGCTCGAGCCACTCGCGCTCGGCCGGGCTCGTGTCGGCAGCGCCCTGGTGTCGGCGCTTCACGACCCCGAGCGCGTGGAAGGTCTGGACGACCGGGATGCGGACGCCGCCGGTGCGCGCCTGGACCTGGGCGACGGCTTCGAGGGCCGCGTGCCCGGACATCCAGAAGTGCGCGTGCACGACGTCGGGCCGGTCGACGAACCACTCCGCGGCGAGCACCGACGCGAAGGTCCCCATGTACGGGAAGAGGTCGTCCTTCGGCACGGCCCGCGCGGGCCCGGCATCGACGTGCACGACCTCGACGCCGGGGCGGAGCAGGACGCGCACGGGCTGGTCGGCGTCGTCGCGGCGCGTGTACACCGTCACCCGGTGCCCGCGGTCCGCGAGCGCGCCCGACAGTTCGGCGACGTGCACGTTCTGCCCGCCGGCGTCGACCCCGCCGAGGACCGCGAGCGGACTCGCGTGCTCGGACACCATCGCGATCCTCATCGCGCACTCCCTTCCAGCGCGGCGGAGGCCGTGCGGTTCCGCGTCACGGCGCGCGTCACGGCGTCGTCGAGCAGGTCGTCCCAGTCCGCGGTGAAGCGGCCGAGTGCGTGCCGCGCGAGCGCGGCCTCGCGGGCGACGGCACCCCGTCGGCGCGCTTCGTCCGGGTCCTCGAGCAGGGTCCTGGAGGCGCGGACCAGCTCCTCGACGTCCGTCGCGATCGCGCCCGCCTCGGCCGGGACCGTGCGGCCCGCGTCCGTCGTCGCCAGGACCAGGACCGGCATCGCCAGGTGCATCGCCTCGATGAGGGACAGTCCGAGGGACGTCCACCGGTTGGGGTGCACGTAGGCGCGGCGCTCGGCGAGGGCGGCGTGCATCGGGCCGGCGGGCACGTCGCCGCGGGCGACCACACGATCGCCGAAGCCGAGTTCGGGCAGGCGCTCGGTGCCCATGCCCCAGACGTCGACCGGTGCGACCGCGGCGAAGCGGGGGAGCAGGTCGGTCCCGACGACGCGGCCGCGGCGCACGGGTTCGTTGATGACGACGCCGAGTCGGTCGAGCGTGCCGGTGTACCGGGGCCCGGGGTCGACGACGCCGTGCTCGACGACCGTGGTCCGCGTCGAGCCGCAGTCCCACATGAGCGCGTTCCAGTGCGTGACGTGGGCGATGGTGACGTCGTCGCGGTCCCGCAGCGGGTGGCGGCTGTTCGGCACGTCCACACGGGGTGCGTTGTGCTCGACGAACACCATCGGGACCTCGCGCCCGCCGAGCAGCCGGCGCGCCTCGTCGAGTTCCTCGGGCCGCTGCAGCACCACGACGTCGACCTCGGCGTCGGCGACGTCGGCCGGGTCGATCTCGACGACGGAGGCCGGCCAGGCGCGGTCGGCACGGCCGAGCCCCCAGGCGTCCCGGGCGGGCGTGGTCGGGACGAGGTACTCGTGCTGGCCGCGGACGAAGGCGTCCATCCAGCCGCCGTGCACGTGCCACACGAGGATCCGCATGCGGGGCCTTCCGGTCGGGATGAGGAGAAGAAGAGGAGGAGCAGTGCGGAAGCTACGCAGCACCTTCTGGCGTGCTCCGCAGACTTCTCCGGACCATCCGGGAAGCGCGGTCGAGCAGCCGCCGATGCGCTTCGAGGACGTCCTCGATGCGCACGGAGGACAGGCACGGGTGACCCGGTACCGGGCACTCGCGCGCTCGGCTGAGGCGGCACGGAGCCCCCTGGTCGCCGAGCAGTTCGACGAGCGGTGCGTCCGGCGCCCACTTGACGGCCGGGACCACCGGCGAGAACAGGCTGACGATCGGCACGCCCACCGCTGCGGCGAGGTGCGCCGGCCCCGTGTTGCCCACGACGACGACCTCGGCACCGGCCAGGACCGCCGCGAGTTCGGCCGGCGTGGTGCGGCCGCCGAGGTCGATCGCGGTGTCGCCGGCGACCCGCGCCGTCAGGGCGCGCTCGCCCGGCGAGCCCGTGACGACGACGGCGGTGCCCTGCGTCGCGTACGCGGCGACGAGTGCCCGGTGACGGTCCTCCGGCCAGGCGCGGGCCGGGACGCTCGCGCCGGGGTGCACGACCACGTACCGGTCCAGCCCGGCCACCTCGGCAGGCGGGGCGACGTCGAGACGCACGCCGAGCCTCCTGGACGCACCCGACGGCAGTCGGTACCCGGCGGCCTCGGCGATGCGGAGGGCGCGCTCGGGTTCCGGGACGTCCTCGGGGAGGTCCTCGCCGGGTCGGAGCCGCACGTCGAGCAGTGAACCGGGGTGGTCGACGCTCGCGCCGGAGACACGACGGACGCCCGCGAGGCGGAGCAGCAGCGCGACCGGCAGCGGCGACTGGTGGAACGAGGTGAGGACCACGGCCTCGTCGGGCGCCTCCTCGGCGACCAGGGCGCGGAAGTCGGCGAGCAGTGCGTCGTCGATCGGGCGGGCGGTCTCGGTGACCCACGGCGCCGCCCAGACCCGGACCCGGTCCACGCCGGGCAGCAGGTCCGCGGCGGGCGCACCCTGCGGCCCGCACAGCATCGTCACG
The sequence above is a segment of the Curtobacterium sp. BH-2-1-1 genome. Coding sequences within it:
- the rfaE2 gene encoding D-glycero-beta-D-manno-heptose 1-phosphate adenylyltransferase, with product MSVDVRLVRDLVATVDDREPLVVVIGDCILDRWTVGEAERVSREAPAPVVRVTETVAVPGGAANTAVNARALGARVRMVGLLGDDEAGAVLRERLDTAGVDTSCMVVVPGTRTTTKSRVVGGDRVVVRVDEIAAEPTAEHGVRLAEAVARALRCADAAVVCDYGLGVDPADVVPVLDADRPTAVVVDAHDLTRWAALRPDLVTPNAGEAAALLGAPLGTGPDRASAVVDARHEVLRRTGARAAVVTLDRDGTVLVEHGSDGGFRTRAVPASEQQASGAGDTFCAAATVALAVHAPLRDAVSVAQAAADVVVREAGTSVCSAAALLESVTAPAATVVDHDELAAAVDAAREAGRRIVFTNGCFDVVHRGHTTYLRQARDLGDLLVVALNDDDSVRRLKGPERPINPAEDRAGVLAALACVDLVTVFATDTPIPLIERLHPEVYVKGGDYSPEMLRETAVVQGYGGEVVMVDYVPEHSTTAVVRRIREAAAATEAARTDPEATP
- a CDS encoding aldehyde dehydrogenase, whose amino-acid sequence is MTIAPPATDDIVVADPATGTLASTVRRASEDEVRTAVARARAAAPMWARTAPAERGALLHRAAEHVRAHAQELADLNTRETGKVPGDALGGVEAGVGTLVQYAELGPVHRGEALRGAFGAADWSVPHPRGVVLALTPWNDPVAVACGILGAAIVTGNTVVHKGSERSPATIARLNALLAEVLPDGVLVGVDGDGATGELLLAQDGIDVYAHVGSTATGDRLSEAAVRTRAHVVRENGGNDAVVVDADVDPVWAAAQVALGAFANTGQICTSVERVYVHRAIAEPFVTALVAEAERRTSAPAAEYGPLVDDRLRRTVQSHVDDALQRGASARTGGATPDGPGAFYPATVLTGVTDDMLVMTEETFGPIAPVRVVEDFDEGLRLAAADRYGLAATVLTNDTGHALRAAAELPVGTVKVNAVFGGAPGGSAQPRGASGAGFGYGPHLLDELTTTTVVHLEAAPPAGGAR
- a CDS encoding glycosyltransferase family 9 protein, whose protein sequence is MQLIGNGGERFDDVREIGVLRGGGLGDLLFAVPALEALAAAYPDARITLLGTPTAPAVLRGRTDAVHAFEELPVVPGVRDSGEGAPTRADFESRLAGRFDLAVQLHGGGRNSNPFLLRLGARHTVGTATEDAEVTERWVRYVYYQHEVLRALEVVSLAGAAPVTLDPRVRVSDEERAAVRDRLGVRTASDRSGRLVAIHPGATDPRRRWSPDRFAAVARARLAAGDDVVLVGDATDVPAAGAIRAALPADTADRVHDRTGALSLTDLPAVLAAADVMVGDDSGPRHLAVAVGTPTVGVFWFGNVVNAGPFDRGRHRVHLSYVTRCPVCGVDVTQVGWTAERCAHDPSYVDEVEPQAVLADVADLLRTT
- a CDS encoding SDR family oxidoreductase; amino-acid sequence: MPVPTTPIGRVLVTGGASGLGAAVVQAVAEAGGTPIVLDLRVDAVPEGTDAVAVDVTDTEATERAVRDAAERHGGLDAVVTAAGIDKPAPIGGISSGDWERIVAVNLLGTAAVVRAALPALEATHGRVVTISSSLALRGVGDGTAYSASKFGVRGFSQALAAETGGSVGVTNVIPAGMRTNFFADRTEQYKPGPDAQLIEPEYVANAILFALAQPAGCEIRELSIMPATEQSWP
- a CDS encoding PfkB family carbohydrate kinase — protein: MTGPHGNPTVPHGSATAPRLRIAVVGDTLLDVDVSGTSERLSPDAPVPVVDVRTDDRRAGGAGLVATMLARDGHDVTLVTVLSDDSRGPEIRSLLPDVSVVAGPSGAPTPVKTRVRVVDHALVRIDEGCGTPPVPDVTDAMTAALDGVDAVVVADYGRGVAAAPTMREALARAARSTPVVWDPHPKGATPVAGVAVVTPNSAEARRFTADAVVAPHAGAGSAGSADVTFATAAAAHLVATWRVGAVAVTLGDRGALVASSRDGNRFVPAPAVTAGDPCGAGDRLAAGVAVALASGADVAEAVTAGVTAASEYLAAGGVTALFAQEGPAPVPVPGADRDAMRLVHDVRNTGGTVVATGGCFDLLHAGHARTLSAARALGDCLVVCLNSDDSVRALKGPDRPIMTQDDRVELLLALDCVDAVVVFDEQTPDEALRRFRPDVWAKGGDYTASELPETATLGEWGGRVVTVPFHPGRSTTRLAAALEHVG
- a CDS encoding SIS domain-containing protein, encoding MTIAQRTGTVDERTSASARIVLDHVAASVPVVASLVDHGDHIGAWADDIAARLVAGRRLLAAGNGGSAAEAQHLTSELTGRFDGDRPAYSAISLHAESSAVTAIGNDYGFDQVFARQVSAHARAGDVLVLLSTSGRSPNLLRAAEAARAVGARTIAMTGPRPNPLAEAVDDAICIDGPSANVQEAQLVLVHALCRAMEPALRRGARR
- a CDS encoding glycosyltransferase; the protein is MRIAMVSEHASPLAVLGGVDAGGQNVHVAELSGALADRGHRVTVYTRRDDADQPVRVLLRPGVEVVHVDAGPARAVPKDDLFPYMGTFASVLAAEWFVDRPDVVHAHFWMSGHAALEAVAQVQARTGGVRIPVVQTFHALGVVKRRHQGAADTSPAEREWLEPAVGRSADQVVATCSDEAFELKALGVPLHRISVVPCGVDVSLFRPEGAGLPVEERGRAARILTASRLVRRKGVGTTIAALAALVHEGRDVELVVVGGAGVAGADLPDDPEYQRLDALARSLGVRDHVTFRGQLGQHDMPAVYRSADVVVCAPWYEPFGIVPLEAMACGRPVVASSVGGLIDTVVEDATGLHVPPRDEHAVAAAVGGLLDDPDRRAQYGRAGRERAEARYTWQKVAADSERVYERLLAGSRSVAAPVPDALAPIDTETRGPRAGRAARSTQSTERTAR
- a CDS encoding glycosyltransferase, yielding MRILVWHVHGGWMDAFVRGQHEYLVPTTPARDAWGLGRADRAWPASVVEIDPADVADAEVDVVVLQRPEELDEARRLLGGREVPMVFVEHNAPRVDVPNSRHPLRDRDDVTIAHVTHWNALMWDCGSTRTTVVEHGVVDPGPRYTGTLDRLGVVINEPVRRGRVVGTDLLPRFAAVAPVDVWGMGTERLPELGFGDRVVARGDVPAGPMHAALAERRAYVHPNRWTSLGLSLIEAMHLAMPVLVLATTDAGRTVPAEAGAIATDVEELVRASRTLLEDPDEARRRGAVAREAALARHALGRFTADWDDLLDDAVTRAVTRNRTASAALEGSAR
- a CDS encoding glycosyltransferase family 9 protein, yielding MRTGPRVLVVRLDSFGDVLVAGPAVRAVAAGASHVTMLCGPQGAPAADLLPGVDRVRVWAAPWVTETARPIDDALLADFRALVAEEAPDEAVVLTSFHQSPLPVALLLRLAGVRRVSGASVDHPGSLLDVRLRPGEDLPEDVPEPERALRIAEAAGYRLPSGASRRLGVRLDVAPPAEVAGLDRYVVVHPGASVPARAWPEDRHRALVAAYATQGTAVVVTGSPGERALTARVAGDTAIDLGGRTTPAELAAVLAGAEVVVVGNTGPAHLAAAVGVPIVSLFSPVVPAVKWAPDAPLVELLGDQGAPCRLSRARECPVPGHPCLSSVRIEDVLEAHRRLLDRASRMVRRSLRSTPEGAA